From Etheostoma cragini isolate CJK2018 chromosome 3, CSU_Ecrag_1.0, whole genome shotgun sequence:
AGCCCTCTGTAAGTAATATGCATTACAGTATCAGTAGAATTGATGATTCTCTGTGTAGAAAGTGGCATTccctgtttatttatttatttatttatttacttttttatttttctgtggctgtagttgtgttttatgtatgaAATTTCATGTCATTCTGTGTAGGATGGGCCACTTAGTGGCattatatgtaaataatttaaaagaaatgtaaaacaaatatataaatctaTATCATTCAGTAGAGGTAAACATATTCTGTCTGAGTAGACAGTGccgtttcagtttttttttccattttaaacttCAGGGGAAGCACTATGGGTAGCAATATGTAGAAAATCTGCGTATTAGCAATTATATAACAACTTTATATTGTTCAGAGACCTAAAACAGACTTGTAGTACATAAGTACCATGTATATACCAAATGGCTTTATTTACGACCACAAATGTATTGTTGGTTTTCTATGTCTCTTATTCTCCTTACTCGTCCATGCTGCTGTGGCTGTCGGGTACAGGGGAGAGTGGAAGGTCCTCCAGGTCTTCTACATGTAGCGGTGAGTCTCTTCTGTCACTGGAGGGCGCTGTCACCTCTGCTTTCTCTGCCTTCTTTTTGTCCTGTTTAGGTTCTGGTCTGGTGGAGATGCTTGCTCCTGATTCTAGCTCACTGATTGGACAAAATggtattattataaaatgtgagtcataattaataaaaacaggaacactGGATATCATTACATTCTCAGGATGCATGGGTGCCTTTTGTGGCAAACTATACCTGACTCTGCGACTGAGATGGTTGCATCTCTCCTGCATCAATGCCACCTTGCTCTCCAGTCGCTCTTTGTTCTCCTTTGACCTCCTGCTCTCTTCCCTggctttgtctctctcctcccgaagcctctccccctcctccttgGCCTCACTCCTCTCTTCCCTGGCTCTCTGAAGGAGTTCTCTGGCTTGAGTTTTCTCCTCTCTCAtcctctccagctcctccatcAGCTGGTCTCTCTCCTGGATCAGCCGGGGTAAggcctagacacacacacagacaagtggAGAAACGAGGTATTGATAAAGGGATGGGTTGGTGAATGTATTCTCtcttttcatgaaaaaaagtgGGATGTCCCacctctatctgtctgtctacttcctcctcttcctctccaagcttcttcctcctcctcttcagatCTGCTACCTGATAAGAGACAGAAACCATTAGTCATGGGGTTTAGGTTAGTGTTATAGTTATTAATAGTACACACAGTATGGGATAGAAGACCTTGGTCTGCAGCATGGCCTCCTGGCTCTTCAGCTCTCTGGCTCTCAGCTCCATCTGATCTTTTAGATCCTCCAGTTCTGACTCCTAATAGAACAAATAAGACAGATTTATTCTGTGGAATagattgtttactttttttttttgaaaaagcttCCCTATACCCTTAATTTGGCaagcaaaatgtaatttgtatgtatatactggagttttacattaaaaccaTCCACCCAGTGTAAAGGATGACCTACTTTATGAGCCATCAGTTTTAGACCATGAAAGTCCAACACTGCATCGTTAATAaatgtgtgcgtctgtctgGTCTCACCTTGCGCGAGTGTGTCAGCTGTGTcttttgtatctgtgtgttgaGCTGCAGGCGGAGTTTCTCCAGTTGGACAGCATGCGAGGCCTGCAGATGCTCTCTGTCCTCCTGCAGAGTAGAAAGCAAGCGCGCCCTCTGAGCAGTCTcctggaacacacaaacacaacatttttgaattgcattataaaaaacaaacaaacaaaaaaagagaagttgtggatttatttattattaatatagagcctgttcttctttgtttatgcatgtgaaatgtgaaaCGTAAACACTATCTGACCTCATCCAAGTATTTCTCTCTGATGCTGTTCATCTCTCTTCTGTGGTCCTCCCTCAACTGCTCCAGCTTCCTCTCGTGATCACGCTGCACCTCTTCCCGCACTTCCTGAAGAACATCAGCTAGCTAGAAAGTAAAAGtggaattttttgttttgtctgagaCTGGCGATTTTTCATGACAGACCGACGTGCAAGAAAGACACTGATGACAAAACAAGAACATGACCAGCCAGtgaaaggagggagggggactGTTGCACTGTtattgtatgaatgtgtttcaaTTAAACACATAGTGGGACCATGGGaacatgtgcatgcacacaatcTTTCGACACATGCTTTGCTCTGAGATATAAATACATGTCTTTGATTCTGAATAGAGATTATTTAACAGAAACAGATAAAATGATGACCAAGACTGAATATTACGAGTCCAGCAAAGAtcgttttcttttgcaaagaaagaagtaaaaataagtagaaaagtaactaaagaaaagaaggaaagctTATACACATGGTGATGAGGATGACCTAACCTCTCGGTGGTAATCTGCCAGTTGCTGTTCAGGACGTGGACTCATGTactccctcctcttctctgttaTATTGACCTTTATACAGACAAAtagcacaaacacagagacagacaaacatagGGACAGATCATTAATCTGTGTCCCTCAAGTCCAATGCCACCATGTACcaccaaaacagtttttaatatGCCACCCAGCTAACATTGCGTgactcatttgtttttcactccAGATTGCTTAATAACAATGACACTATTCGAATTTGGCTATTTACTAAACTTCATGAACCTGATTTTCAAACAGgtgtttgtttatctttgttGTTCCTAGCATTTGTGTTTAGCTTCAGTTTGTGTAGAAGGGGATATCCCTTATTAGTCATGCAGAGGAGAAGTCTCAAGGCAGTCATGCCAGgtgcaaaaacaacattcaaaccgacattttaaagactaaataatattgaaatcaAAGATAAGCCGGACACAAGCAGGCCAGCAATCATCCTCAGTCACCTCGTGTTTCAGGGAGTTCagtttctcctccctctctccctggaGTCTCCTCTTCTCCGCTTGCAGCTCCTCTTCCGACTCAGCCTTCAGACGTTCAGTGTCCTGCCTCTTCTGGGCCTCCAGTCTGTCGCGCTCCGCTACTCGCTCTTCCTCTAGAGTGATGCTTAACTCCTTCAGCATGACCTCACTCTCCTTCCTGatcacaggacacacacacaggacaagcAGATTAAGCAtcactttgttttcttaatctcagtttttatgtgttaatgtactgtgtgtgtctgacctgAGTTGGTGttgctccctctccctctccaggCGGACAGACTCTCTGAGCTCCTCCAGTGTCCTCTCAGACTCTTTATTCAGCCtggcctcctcctctctcctcttagACACGAGATGCTGCCGTAGAGCCCTTTGGGAGACACGCATACATGTGTATTTATGAATTAAGAAATTGTTCTAAAAGTGTTAAGTAAAATATGTGTATCTATGCCTACCTCAGTCTTTCCTCACTCTCCTCCTTcagcttcctctcctcctcgtcttcttttttcctcagcTCTTCCTGGAAGAGACGCattctcttctccttctccttcatcacgcgctctctctcctcctcaccctcttcctcctcttgctcagccttcctcctctcccactccacctttctctctctcaaactcctttcctctttctctgccctcttcctctcctcctcctgcacttctttcttttctatgtcTTTCCACACTCTTGAGCTGCCCTCTTCTTCCAGTGGGCTCTCCTGGTTTTGAAAGGGGGGTTCAGAGTCTTCAAGCTGGGTGTTGGAAGTGCGGACCAGCCGACCTCTGGAGGTCTCAGGCCTTTGTAACCCCAGAGACATGCCGAGGCTTTCGGTTTTTAAACGGAGCATGTCAGCTTGATCTGAGTGGGATGAGCTTGAGAGGGAGGGCGAATGGCTGAGCTGGTGGAGGATGAGTCGGTCAACTTTTGGAGCTAGAGGGTTGTCTCTGCCAGCAGCCTGCAAATGGCTGAAGAAGGAGAAAGGTGTTAAACCCATACCAAGGTATAAAAAGGCTGTTAATACCCTAGTATTGTGTAGAACTTTTATTGTTACTTTATCAATGGACAAGTTGTTTATATTTGCTGATGCCCTTCTTTTGATGATATACATACAATGGTTGGGAGCTttacaaagaaatgtttgagaTTTCACAGCTGAAattacagtgaaaacaaaaactgctgAACTTTGGGTttcatggaaaaaaatggataaagGCATCTAAAATTAACTTCCAGCTCCTTTGGCCTGATAAGaacacagcagctgttttccaagaacaatgtcaaagaaaaaacacaccccTTGGCAGCCTTAGCCTCCTTTGTCTTTGCCCCCCATTcattctcctcttccttttttgtttcctctttatCGTCTCTCTCCAGTGGACTGATAGTGCCGGACAGGTCGTTGATGTCCAGAACCTTTTCCGACAGCTTtaggataaaacaaaaaaacaaaaacttaaccATTACAAAACAGATTTACAGTTCAACAAACAACTGAATGGTGGTGAATGGGTGTCACACTGCCTGATCCGAGTACCTTGACATCTATGGAGGATGGAGCCTTCTCGATGTCTTCACTGGCCTCAGACTCCtgcaataacacaaacacaaataaaaacactcaacaaCAAGGTAACGGTTcttaataaacacacaaacaaaattgcACAAGCAACGCTAAACACtgaagacacagaaacacacacagcataacGGCAAAAGCAGAGCGTACACAAACAAGCTGGCAGGCGTACTGAAGTGAAGACAGTCAAGCAAGCAGTCTTGGAAAGTTTGGGGAGGCAATGGCAGGCGATGAGAGACCTGTGTGCCTGGTCAAATAGCTCAAAATCCCCCGTCAATCTAAAAGCAGATGGACTTCCAATGGGAAAAGGGATCAGAACTTTCCAATCCAGTCCTCAGGGGCTCAAATGGATCCGTCCTCTCACCAAATAATATTGCAGTGTGCAAGTGATGACATTCAGGCTTGGAGCCCCTAAGGCAGTGGAGTTGGATTGTGGGAGCTACATGCACCTGCGTGCAGAGATCAGGCAGGATCAAGGTTGGGGTCGGGAAGTAAATGGGGCAAGGTGTGTAAGCACGCAGAGAGGCAACACCAAACCCTACCTCTGCAGGAAGTGGCAATTTGTCTGTCTCATTCTTCGTCTTGCCAGCAAGAGTTTTTCTTATTTGGTCAAGTGTTCTAAGGTCACTCTGCATCATCTTCTTGTTTAGCTTGGCGGGTTGAACCTGAGCTGCTCCAGCCTCAAAAACCTCAACGACTTGCTCCTCACTCTCCGATGTAGTTTGGGGTTTTGGGGCGTCCGATTCATCATCTACCTCCAGCCCCTCCCCCTCTGTTTCTCCCCCTTCACTCTGTAGACATCTCTCGAACACCTCCTCGTCACTCTCTATCATTTTCCTCTGGCTCAGGGAGCATCTCTCCAAAGCCTCATCGTTCTCACCCTcattctcctctttttccttttcttgctctctttcGCTATTTATctcaacctcctcctcctcctcctctttttcctgcTCTCTTTTGATATGTATCTCCACctcatcttcctcatcatcTTGTTCCTGTTCTTGCTCTCTTTCACGATGTAtctccacttcctccttttccttttcttgctctcttttgCTAGATACCTGCTCCTCcttttcttgctctctttcGCTATTTATCTCCACCTCCTCATTCTGCCCTTCTTCATCATCTACACTTCCCACAAGCTCTTCCCTCTCTTTGTCATTTtcgtcttcctcttcctcctcctcactaCCTCTGTCTTGATCGCTTTCGAAGCATTTCTCTACAACTTCATCGCTACTTTTCTCAAATTCTTCCATTTGCATCTCTTCCTTcacctcttctttctcctccgTTAAACTCTCCTCCGCCCCGTCACTCTCCACATTCTCATCTCTGCCTTTGGCCTTATGCTGTTGGCTTTTTAGGCAACTTTCCATGTCACAGCATTCCTCTTCTACCTTGTTGCTCTctacctcctcctcatcatcattcTTGCTTCCAATAGACCCTTTACTTCCTCCCTGCTCGCCTTCGATCTCTTCCCCCTCTTCTTTGGTTTCCCTCTCATCTGCTTCCTTGTCCTGTGCCTCTCCATCCTCAATCTCATTTTCTACCTCTCCGTTCTCCCCTGTCTTTCCCTCCTCTGCTTTCCCTCCTCCTTCatcctctcccttctctctccgaATATCCTTATCTTCCTCctgctccagctcctcctcctccaccacctcatTCCCTTCCTCTGCTACCTTCTGTTCAGCAGAGTTTCCAGCGTGTGCTCCCTCCTCCCTGACATGGTTTCTGCTGCCTACCAGTGAGGACAGGTGGAGGCGGCGGCCCAACAGAGAGTCCTTGATGGAGAGGAATAAGAGGAATTGTCCATCCATCCAAGACAGAGACAATAAGGAAGGCGTGCAGAGACACAAGGGAGAGAAAGGACGAAGGAGGGCAGGTGAGGGAAGGaggcagacaaaaaaagactgtaACCCCAGCTGAAAGACGTTGGGGGTGGGGGCGGTTATCTTAAAACAACTGCACAAAATTACCAGATCATGCATTTTTCAAGGACAAAATGAGTCATTTCAGACAACcaacacacaagaaataaatcagtcagtcaaacaaacaaataaaaatatacatgtatgcaaagaaaaacatacacatattcTTAATCTGGGTCTCtctcacactcaaacacagGCACTCACAGAGGGGCAGGTTTGTTTGATGAATGTAATTCCTCTTTCAAAAAAGccagtgtgtaaatgtttttggacattgtAACAAAGAGTAAATGCATTACCAACTTTCAACAGAAGGTAATGTAAGAAATGTTCATAGATTCAAAATTAGGACTGACTTTTTCCCAGAATCTAATGGCAATCATGGGGAGATGTACTGGTCTATCCCAATGGGGATGAATACAAAAAATTAGAGAGGAATGATAGTGTTCATTGTTTTGAACCATGCTCCTTATGTTTAGACAGCAAAGCAGTAACAGTGACAGTAGGAAGACAGCAAGACAAAGAGGAAGGCACAGTAACAGCCGTGCCCATAGGACAGATCCCAGCAGCATAGCAGCTACAGGAACACACCCGGGGTCACGGAGCAAAggtttaaaggtttaaaaaggtCACACGagacaaagagaaggaaaaagagatggTTTAGAATCACAGTTACATGAGACAACAAGACAAGTTCACGGTAGTGATACACAAAGAATGTGTGGAAACAATCAGGCTTGCCGCACACctaaaatatgtgtatatattagcaTCTATATCCcacataattaaataattatcaTTAATTGAAAATGCAATGTGAAGTTATTAATGGCTGCATTTTAATCAGGGGGAAAGGTAccccttttctttaaaatatactTTGTCTTGAACATCTATGGCTTAGTGCGCtgctattttatattaatgaacgtccgtaacattcaagccattgccaaatgagttgacaCAAAGCTAATCataaaactctctctgtattttcagtatggctatgtttacaaaatggtgttgCCCGGCGAAGTTCCCACGCTGCAGCTTGAGGGATGGGTTTTACTGCTAAGAAAGCAGCATTCAGCTTTGGAGACGAAGAGGACTGCTGCGAGAGGGGAAGGCATGGCAAAAAACCCAAAGAAGCGCCCACACAATGTTTCTGTCAGTGATTGTACTCCGAAGAAAAGACCTGCAGGACTAAATTCCACCAGACAAAAGGTTACGGATGTCAACCCACTGCTTCCGGACAGGTTATTAATGGGTTTTGTAATTGAATTTTGCTATTAAATTTACTCAACCTAAATGATgtgctactagcaactgtgtggaggaggagtaGGAGTGCGCTCAAcgaaggcttgcatcatgtgaATGCCCAACATCAACACAGTTAATTAGTCATTAATTAGAATACCTAATGGGcgtgacagaaactacgcactatagctttaaaaacacagtggaaaGAAAATTAACCTCGACAGTTATGACTATGCCTCAGATGCCAGGGTTGTGCTTCTTAAATTCACGTCAAGTCATgcaacatataaaaataaaacactatgGCCATTCAAAGAACATGATGATGAGTACCACAGGTGTTAGATACAGAACATCAAAATGAGAGAGCAAGGAAGACAAAGAGCTGAGAGAGTAcgtgtacgtgcgtgtgtgtgtgtgtgtgtgtgtgtgtgtgtgtgtgtgtgcgtgtgtgtgtgtgtgtgcgtgtgtgtgtgtgtgtgtacctgttggGATGGTGGTTCAGGGCTGTGGTCTCCAGATAAGGCCAAGTCCTGCAATTCTGGATCTGTTCTCTCCTCAGCTGGAGCTTCACCACTGGCTTCACTGTCctagaaaacacacatacacacacacacacagacacagacacacacacacacacacacacacacacacacacacacacacacacacacttgaaaacTTTCCACTTGAactgattaaataaaagaaaaagaatattcATACCTAAAAAGAACTGTACTCTTCTCGAATCAACATGGAATGAAACTGAATTAAAACCATCTCATCAAAGACAAAAGGCACCTCGGTCGGTCTGAAATATATCAGTAAGCCCTACAACAGctgttctcattttcttttttttgacagtagaatatatatttttagaacCAGAACCGGTTCTGTTCAAAGCAAACCATCATGTCTACCTCATAATGTAGGCCTCCTCCAAGGGCATCCAGGTCTAGATGAAGGTTCTTCAATAATCGGTCTGAAACGCGAGGACTCGGCTGAAAAATTGACAATGTCTGGTTAGACAGGGACATGAAATATAGGAGCAACAATCATTAGGCAACAATCTACTTTCATCATCTTGAACTTGTCTTGAGGTTGAACTGCACCTCGTTTTTGGAGATTTTCttattgtcatcatcatcatcatcatcatcatcatcatcatcatcaaagcCAGGCAGAGTGAGAGACACCCTCTCCTCCTGCCTGCTGCCTAAAACACTAGATGCTCCACTGCTCCGAGGGCCctgacagagaaagacatttattatagtgtactgtatactgtaatgGTTTGGGAGATGCTAACAATAACAAATCAAATCATATGGTCCTCTATATAGCAATGGGCTCTTACCCCAAGGGAAGTCTTTAGGGGCTCCAGTCCCCCAGTGCTGCCAAGGGACCGCCGCAGAGCAGGGGCCGAACCAGGCAGTGGGCCTGGGCCAAGAGCATCCAGACCTCTCAGAGGAGCCAGGCTGCCCAGGGGGGATGGTAGAGGTCCCAGGGCTGAACTCAGTGCCTGTAGGAAAAAAGACCCAGTGTCCAACGCTTCTCTTGCATCATACTCAGTATTGATGAAGTACACGtattattttatctatttaattattatttatatctTATTTAATCCATGTAACACAAAGTGAAGCATTTCTCCACCcaaaaaaggttaaatacaaaaaaaaaaatgatactgaagaaaaatacaacaacaactcaCTCCAGGAGTTTTGAGCGgctccttcttctttttctctttcttctccttcttttctttcttcttcttcttgtccttgTCCTTCTTCGCCCCTGTGCCTCCTGCAGCCGCCGTGAGCTGGGCTCGCTCACGCTCCTGGGCCACCAGGCGGCGGTAGTGCTCGTCGCATGGGTGATCCCATGTGGACTGTCCCGAGGAGAAGTTGAAATAGTAGATATCCCCTGTCACATCCTGGCTGTGGGGGAGGAATGGGGAAAGGAGGGGGGTCACTTCGGCACCTCCAAAAAGGCCCAGAAAAGTGAAGGAGAGatgatgggtggatgggtgggtgaACGTAGAGATGTCACCAGAGGTAATGTTGTCACTGAAACTGAACACTGCAACAAATACACTATAATACATCCAAAACCTGTAACCCACAAAATAATATCACTTAAATTGTTTTCTCCATAATTTGGTATCAGTCTCTCAATCGACAGGGGTCAAAATGGTGAGGTAATAGACCCTAAATAGTGGCTTAAATTCTAGTTTCACTTGGTTTAGATGCTGATTGTTGCTTTATAGAGAAAGATGCTATGCATGCCCACCTTCAGGTTTTTTGAGAACAGATCGTCACCCTTGATTAGTTCCATGGACACAAACACTCCCACACTACATTACTGTTAAAAGGCACTATGACAAATCAAACTTGCTTCCGGGACTGCTTGTATCTCTGGTGCCTCACCAAGGCTGTTCACAACAActtgaaaaaagaaacccaGAGTAAGACTGTAATACCACATTCGTAATGCCAAACATGATTTCATAATACTGTACATCCAGTGCAGTAAAATCGTCTCCAGATTAGAATCATCTCAAGGTTTCCTGTGGGTGGCCATGCTGCTGAGGCTCCACTCCCCAGCCTCTCTCCCCTTACTCACCAAGGCTTCCACTCGGGAGGCAGAGGGGCAACGATGCCTTCCCTAGCCAGCCACAGGAGCTCCGGCTCACCGTCGGGATCAATGCCAATCTCTCTTGCGTACTCTTGGATCTCTgatgagagaaagacaaagagtgATATGAGACAAGATAAATGTAACAGTAGTAAATTATACAGCATCTAGCATTTTTAACAACTCAGTAAGGCAAACTAATCCCCTCAAAACAAACATAGTATAACAGAAAGCTATAAGGGTTTAGGAGGGGATAAAAACTCAGTATAttgacattaaataaaactactaaaacacTGCAGTTTTTCCACATTGCTGCTGTCAGGAAGGATCCTCCCATTATCTATCATCAGTATCAATGTATGATAGATAATGGAACTATATACTTTATATGTATGGGTAATGTTATAGATAATACATACACAGAGTGAGTCAATCATATCTTTAACGGCAGCCATACCCAGGGTATTACCCTCACCACTGTGTACCTTGTTCAGAGGGTGTATAGCTTTCATCATAGTCCTCTTCAAGGATCAGTTGGTCTCCTATGAGAGCAGCTGCAGTCATGGTTACTGCAGAGAAATGCAAAACAGGATGATTTGCACGAGACAGGGAGATATAACGAGCAATACAGTGGCAGACAACTACACGAGGTTGCATGTCTCGCTCTACACCCTCAACCTTTCATTATGCTGTGTGAAGATTGTTACCTTGCTACAGCTGAAGGGGGGTGCGCTAAGCTACTCAAGCTAGCATCTCAGCTAACTTCAACTGCTAGCTAGCTGGGCGCCATAAAGCTACTTAACGTTAGCTCAGTCAGCTAAGTAGTTGGAAAACAGCTCATTCGTGATAAATGATTTACCTTCCAAACTTTCAATCGTTTTCTCATTAGCCTCTGTGGCAAAACCGACCGGTTATAAGTTGTTTAATAGAGACATGGTGTACGCAGAAGGGAGAAAGATATGAAAGTTACAGTACTAACAACATCTCCAAGGACGCTTCCCTCGTTTCCTGTTGACGATGGAAACGTAGCTCTGACTGGCTAAGAAAAACGTGGCGTTCAAGTATCC
This genomic window contains:
- the LOC117942359 gene encoding centrosomal protein of 164 kDa-like, with the protein product MTAAALIGDQLILEEDYDESYTPSEQEIQEYAREIGIDPDGEPELLWLAREGIVAPLPPEWKPCQDVTGDIYYFNFSSGQSTWDHPCDEHYRRLVAQERERAQLTAAAGGTGAKKDKDKKKKKEKKEKKEKKKKEPLKTPGALSSALGPLPSPLGSLAPLRGLDALGPGPLPGSAPALRRSLGSTGGLEPLKTSLGGPRSSGASSVLGSRQEERVSLTLPGFDDDDDDDDDDDDDNKKISKNEPSPRVSDRLLKNLHLDLDALGGGLHYEDSEASGEAPAEERTDPELQDLALSGDHSPEPPSQQESEASEDIEKAPSSIDVKLSEKVLDINDLSGTISPLERDDKEETKKEEENEWGAKTKEAKAAKGHLQAAGRDNPLAPKVDRLILHQLSHSPSLSSSSHSDQADMLRLKTESLGMSLGLQRPETSRGRLVRTSNTQLEDSEPPFQNQESPLEEEGSSREELRKKEDEEERKLKEESEERLRALRQHLVSKRREEEARLNKESERTLEELRESVRLEREREQHQLRKESEVMLKELSITLEEERVAERDRLEAQKRQDTERLKAESEEELQAEKRRLQGEREEKLNSLKHEVNITEKRREYMSPRPEQQLADYHRELADVLQEVREEVQRDHERKLEQLREDHRREMNSIREKYLDEETAQRARLLSTLQEDREHLQASHAVQLEKLRLQLNTQIQKTQLTHSRKESELEDLKDQMELRARELKSQEAMLQTKVADLKRRRKKLGEEEEEVDRQIEALPRLIQERDQLMEELERMREEKTQARELLQRAREERSEAKEEGERLREERDKAREESRRSKENKERLESKVALMQERCNHLSRRVSELESGASISTRPEPKQDKKKAEKAEVTAPSSDRRDSPLHVEDLEDLPLSPVPDSHSSMDEFRRYISTHNASIRKTKVFLERESSRLMERRAALRAAQTSSFQDPSHNEGVTEEMTRNLQQEARNVVELQRAVQRGTTLLRRKEEQLQQLESSIADEPLFEGLSRLAGERKVTFDVTESDLSSTVDPLNGTEGHPTVPDKVQELGESLQQISSQLNTVLSALGSLAQRQNDTPYSAYPLHLSQPHSTPTATSTSAAVMHQMHNRGPGSSAPPPPVRLHEPSWNWAPQGTSAATPLFSTRNSSGLSGSEDLINSRWSQIFSRGAMDPIASSTMGPTSAYSSYIPASEHGRSLRPMQKSGEVDGQKLQGLIDGNKRWLEMRKKDTSIPLFTRYPVPSTKSGLLQLGLDDNNQIRVYHY